Proteins from a genomic interval of Tenacibaculum sp. SZ-18:
- the nadE gene encoding NAD(+) synthase: MNTPKVAEYITNWLKDYAVNAKVNGFVVGVSGGIDSAVTSTLCAKTGLATLCVEMPIHQAQSQVNRAQEHIAQLKERFSNVSDARVNLTSTFEDFKTVVPVVDASQKLDLTLANTRARLRMTTLYYLAGLHGLLVAGTGNKVEDFGVGFYTKYGDGGVDLSPIADLVKSEVFTLGEHLEVPESIQKAQPTDGLFGDSRTDEDQIGASYNELEWAMQIQNAGKKVEDFTGREKEVYKIYTHLNTINQHKMVAIPVCEIPKVLK; encoded by the coding sequence ATGAATACTCCGAAAGTTGCTGAATACATAACAAATTGGTTAAAAGATTACGCCGTTAATGCTAAAGTGAATGGTTTTGTGGTAGGAGTTTCAGGAGGAATTGATTCTGCTGTTACTTCAACATTATGTGCGAAAACAGGTTTAGCTACCTTGTGTGTTGAAATGCCAATTCACCAAGCACAAAGTCAAGTAAATAGAGCTCAAGAACATATAGCCCAATTAAAGGAACGTTTCTCTAATGTAAGTGATGCAAGGGTAAATTTGACTTCTACGTTCGAAGATTTTAAAACTGTTGTTCCTGTTGTTGATGCTTCACAAAAATTGGATTTGACTTTAGCTAATACAAGAGCTCGTTTGAGAATGACGACTTTATATTATTTGGCGGGTTTACATGGTTTATTAGTTGCAGGAACTGGTAACAAAGTAGAAGACTTTGGTGTAGGATTTTATACTAAATATGGAGATGGAGGTGTAGATTTAAGTCCGATTGCCGATTTAGTGAAATCTGAAGTATTTACACTGGGTGAACACCTAGAAGTTCCTGAATCAATTCAAAAAGCGCAGCCAACTGACGGTTTATTCGGTGATAGCCGCACTGATGAAGATCAGATAGGTGCTTCTTACAATGAACTGGAATGGGCTATGCAAATACAAAATGCAGGTAAAAAAGTGGAGGACTTTACTGGTCGTGAAAAAGAGGTATATAAAATTTATACTCACCTAAATACTATTAACCAACATAAAATGGTAGCTATACCTGTCTGTGAAATTCCTAAGGTGCTAAAGTAA
- the dnaG gene encoding DNA primase, translating into MISKQTIDQVFETARLEEVIGEFVQLKKSGSNFKGLSPFTDEKTPSFMVSPVKQIWKDFSTGKGGNVITFLMEHEHFSYPEAIKWLAKKYNVEIEETEQSEEQKKQVNERESMFLVSKFAKDYFHDVLMNTQKGRAIGLSYFKERGFREDTIEKFDLGYCKDEWSNFTNAALEKGYDIKYLKSTGLTIVKEGGEKDRMFDRFKGRVMFPIHSMSGRILGFGGRILTNDKKAAKYLNSPESDIYHKSKILYGLYQAKKEIAKQDNCFLVEGYTDVISFHQSGIENVVASSGTALTPEQIRLINRLTNNITVLFDGDAAGIRASLRGIDLILEQGMNVRVVTFPDGEDPDSFAKANSDAELKKYLEEKAQDFIEFKVSLLMREAQNDPVKKAGLIRDIVTSISKIPDGIQREVYVQECARIMDISERVIFSELAQLIHKGQKDRSKGDRYSNTTTTQLKPVREEPKKPKINSLFLLEQEIIRILLLFGNEEIELVNWVHSQDKYGRPTIEKEEYTNTVSNELYLNLQEDEIEFTNGTFRDVYYEIIHQLNQDEQISIDKLIASENGLVSSLVTNILMDEEKYELSDWERKEVFVTATQKILPKLVTDAILNLRRVLIEIKINAIIREAQESKDEDKSLDFEEVANYIELKKLLYEKLNRVV; encoded by the coding sequence TTTGTCCAATTGAAAAAATCAGGAAGTAACTTTAAGGGACTAAGTCCGTTTACTGACGAAAAAACTCCGTCTTTTATGGTTTCTCCTGTCAAACAAATTTGGAAAGATTTTAGTACCGGAAAAGGAGGAAATGTTATTACTTTTTTAATGGAACACGAACACTTTTCGTATCCAGAGGCTATTAAATGGCTCGCTAAAAAGTATAATGTTGAAATTGAAGAAACGGAACAAAGCGAAGAACAAAAGAAGCAAGTAAATGAACGAGAAAGTATGTTCTTAGTTTCTAAGTTCGCTAAAGATTATTTCCATGATGTGTTAATGAATACACAAAAAGGAAGAGCAATTGGGTTATCATACTTCAAAGAAAGAGGTTTTAGAGAAGATACTATTGAAAAGTTTGATCTTGGATATTGTAAAGATGAATGGAGTAACTTCACAAATGCAGCTTTAGAGAAAGGTTACGACATTAAATACTTAAAATCTACCGGACTCACAATTGTAAAAGAAGGTGGTGAAAAAGATAGAATGTTCGACCGTTTTAAGGGTAGAGTTATGTTTCCAATTCACAGTATGTCTGGTAGGATTCTTGGGTTTGGAGGAAGAATATTAACTAACGACAAAAAAGCTGCTAAGTATTTAAATTCTCCTGAAAGTGATATTTACCACAAGAGTAAAATCTTATACGGTTTGTATCAAGCAAAAAAGGAAATTGCCAAACAAGACAATTGTTTTTTAGTAGAAGGCTATACAGATGTAATTTCATTTCATCAGTCCGGAATTGAGAATGTTGTAGCTTCTTCGGGAACGGCTTTAACCCCTGAACAAATTCGCTTAATTAACCGATTAACAAATAATATTACGGTTCTTTTTGATGGTGATGCCGCCGGAATTAGAGCATCTTTAAGAGGTATTGACTTGATTCTTGAACAAGGAATGAATGTTCGAGTTGTGACTTTTCCAGATGGTGAAGATCCCGATAGTTTTGCAAAAGCGAATTCAGATGCTGAATTAAAGAAATATTTAGAAGAAAAAGCTCAAGATTTTATCGAGTTTAAAGTGTCTTTATTAATGAGAGAGGCACAAAATGATCCTGTTAAAAAAGCAGGTTTGATTAGAGATATTGTAACGAGTATTTCTAAAATTCCAGATGGAATTCAAAGGGAAGTATACGTTCAAGAATGTGCACGTATAATGGATATTTCTGAAAGGGTAATTTTTAGCGAACTCGCTCAATTAATTCATAAAGGACAAAAAGATCGATCAAAGGGAGATCGATATTCGAATACTACTACAACGCAATTAAAACCAGTTCGAGAAGAACCAAAAAAACCAAAAATAAATAGTTTATTTCTTTTAGAACAGGAGATTATTAGAATTTTATTGCTTTTTGGTAACGAAGAGATTGAATTGGTAAATTGGGTACATTCACAAGACAAATATGGACGTCCAACAATTGAAAAAGAAGAATATACAAATACAGTTTCAAACGAGTTATATCTGAATCTACAAGAAGATGAAATTGAGTTTACTAATGGAACTTTCCGAGATGTTTATTATGAAATTATTCATCAACTAAATCAAGATGAGCAAATTTCAATTGATAAGCTAATAGCTAGTGAAAATGGTTTAGTTTCTAGTCTGGTTACCAACATTTTGATGGACGAAGAAAAGTATGAGTTAAGTGATTGGGAAAGGAAGGAAGTGTTTGTAACTGCCACTCAGAAGATTCTTCCAAAATTAGTAACTGATGCAATTTTGAATCTAAGAAGAGTGTTGATTGAAATTAAAATTAATGCTATAATTAGGGAGGCTCAAGAAAGTAAAGATGAAGATAAATCGCTTGATTTTGAGGAGGTAGCAAATTATATAGAGCTTAAAAAATTACTTTACGAGAAGCTAAATCGTGTAGTTTAA
- the gldB gene encoding gliding motility lipoprotein GldB, with protein MRKIFYFSLMTLFAMSCKNENKLEVDVSNINIDLKLARFDVDFYNSSPETLSKIKEIYPMFFPHDIDSVWLNKIQNKDEQELFAETQKIYPNLTSLEKQLEQLFQYVKYYDENFQEPVVISMLTNVDYENRVLFDSELLLISLDCYLGATHKFYIDFPEYIRQNNREEHIIVDVANAIINKQMNPNSERSFINKMIYEGKKMAVLDSYLPNVSDREKIGYTQKKFDWAMSSEEDIWKYFIERELLYDTNAKLNKRFLDIAPFSKFYLGEDHLSPGRIGVWIGWQIVRSYMENNDVSLSELLRTEEDIIFKKSKYKPKR; from the coding sequence ATGCGAAAAATATTCTACTTTTCATTGATGACATTGTTCGCTATGTCCTGTAAAAACGAAAACAAATTAGAAGTCGATGTTTCTAATATTAATATTGATTTAAAGTTGGCTCGCTTTGATGTAGATTTTTATAATTCTTCACCCGAAACTTTATCAAAAATTAAAGAAATATACCCTATGTTCTTTCCACATGATATTGATTCTGTTTGGTTGAATAAAATTCAGAATAAGGATGAGCAAGAATTATTTGCTGAAACTCAAAAGATATATCCGAATTTAACCTCTTTGGAGAAGCAACTCGAACAACTCTTTCAATATGTAAAATATTATGATGAAAATTTTCAGGAGCCAGTTGTTATTTCAATGCTAACAAATGTCGATTATGAAAATCGTGTTCTTTTTGATTCAGAGTTATTATTAATTTCTCTTGATTGTTATTTAGGAGCAACACATAAATTTTACATTGATTTTCCTGAATATATAAGACAAAATAATAGGGAAGAACATATTATAGTAGATGTGGCTAACGCAATCATCAATAAACAAATGAATCCTAATAGCGAGCGCAGTTTTATTAATAAAATGATATATGAGGGTAAAAAAATGGCCGTACTAGACTCATATTTACCTAATGTTTCAGATCGTGAAAAAATTGGGTATACACAGAAAAAGTTTGATTGGGCGATGTCATCGGAAGAAGATATTTGGAAGTATTTTATTGAAAGAGAATTGTTGTACGATACGAATGCCAAGTTGAATAAACGTTTTTTGGATATAGCCCCATTTTCAAAGTTTTATTTAGGGGAAGATCATTTGTCTCCAGGTAGAATTGGAGTTTGGATTGGTTGGCAAATTGTTAGGTCTTACATGGAGAATAATGACGTATCTTTGTCAGAACTTTTAAGAACAGAAGAGGATATTATTTTTAAAAAATCAAAATACAAACCGAAACGATAA